Proteins co-encoded in one Myotis daubentonii chromosome 8, mMyoDau2.1, whole genome shotgun sequence genomic window:
- the PLCG1 gene encoding 1-phosphatidylinositol 4,5-bisphosphate phosphodiesterase gamma-1 isoform X1: protein MAGAASPCANGCGPGAPSDAEVLHLCRSLEVGTVMTLFYSKKSQRPERKTFQVKLETRQITWSRGADKIEGAIDIREIKEIRPGKTSRDFDRYQEDPAFRPDQSHCFVILYGMEFRLKTLSLQATSEDEVNMWIKGLTWLMEDTLQAATPLQIERWLRKQFYSVDRNREDRISAKDLKNMLSQVNYRVPNMRSLRERLTDLELRSSDITYGQFAQVYRSLMYSDQKTMDLPFLEACAPRAGERPELCRMSLPEFQQFLLEYQAELWAVDRLQVQEFMLDFLRDPLREIEEPYFSLDEFVTFLFSKENSVWNSQLDVVCPDTMNNPLSHYWISSSHNTYLTGDQFSSESSLEAYARCLRMGCRCIELDCWDGPDGMPVIYHGHTLTTKIKFSDVLHTIKEHAFVASEYPVILSIEDHCSIAQQRNMAQHFKKVLGDTLLTKPVDIAADGLPSPNQLKRKILIKHKKLAEGSAYEEVPSSVMYSENDISNSIKNGILYLEDPVNHEWYPHYFVLTSSKIYYSEETSSDQGNEDEEEPKEASGSTELHSNEKWFHGKLGAGRDGRHIAERLLTEYCIETGAPDGSFLVRESETFVGDYTLSFWRNGKVQHCRIHSRQDAGTPKFFLTDNLVFDSLYDLITHYQQVPLRCNEFEMRLSEPVPQTNAHESKEWYHASLTRAQAEHMLMRVPRDGAFLVRKRNEPNSYAISFRAEGKIKHCRVQQEGQTVMLGNSEFDSLVDLISYYEKHPLYRKMKLRYPINEEALEKIGTAEPDYGALYEGRNPGFYVEANPMPTFKCAVKALFDYKAQRDDELTFTKSAIIQNVEKQDGGWWRGDYGGKKQLWFPSNYVEEMVSPAVLEPEREHLDENSPLGDLLRGVLDVPACQIAIRPEGKNNRPFVFSISMASVAQWSLDVAADSQEELQDWVKKIREVAQTADARLTEGKMMERRKKIALELSELVVYCRPVPFDEEKIGTERACYRDMSSFPETKAEKYVNKAKGKKFLQYNRLQLSRIYPKGQRLDSSNYDPLPMWICGSQLVALNFQTPDKPMQMNQALFMTGGHCGYVLQPSTMRDEAFDPFDKSSLRGLEPRAICIEVLGARHLPKNGRGIVCPFVEIEVAGAEYDNNKQKTEFVVDNGLNPVWPAKPFHFQISNPEFAFLRFVVYEEDMFSDQNFLAQATFPVKGLKTGYRAVPLKNNYSEDLELASLLVKVDIFPAKQENGDLSPFSGTSLRERGSDASGQLFHGRAREGSFEARYQQPFEDFRISQEHLPDNFDNRERRAPRRTRVNGDNRL, encoded by the exons ATGGCGGGCGCCGCGTCCCCCTGCGCCAACGGCTGCGGGCCCGGCGCGCCCTCCGACGCCGAGGTGCTGCACCTCTGCCGCAGCCTCGAGGTGGGCACCGTCATGACTTTGTTCTACTCCAAGAAGTCGCAGCGGCCCGAGCGTAAGACCTTCCAGGTCAAGCTGGAGACTCGGCAGATCACGTGGAGCCGCGGCGCCGACAAGATCGAGGGGGCCA TTGACATTCGAGAAATCAAGGAGATCCGCCCAGGGAAGACTTCACGGGACTTTGATCGCTATCAAGAGGACCCTGCTTTCCGACCAGACCAGTCACATTGCTTTGTCATCCTGTATGGGATGGAGTTCCGCCTGAAGACCCTGAGTCTGCAAG CTACATCTGAGGATGAAGTGAACATGTGGATCAAGGGCTTGACTTGGCTGATGGAGGACACATTGCAAGCAGCCACACCCCTGCAGATTGAGAG GTGGCTGCGGAAGCAGTTCTACTCGGTGGATCGGAATCGTGAGGATCG TATATCAGCCAAGGACCTGAAGAATATGCTGTCCCAGGTCAACTACCGGGTCCCCAACATGCGCTCCCTCCGAGAGCGTCTGACG GACCTGGAGCTGCGCAGCAGCGATATCACCTATGGGCAGTTTGCTCAGGTGTACCGCAGCCTCATGTACAGCGACCAGAAGACG ATGGACCTCCCCTTCTTGGAAGCCTGCGCCCCAAG ggcaggggagcGGCCAGAGCTCTGCCGAATGTCCCTTCCGGAGTTCCAGCAGTTCCTCCTCGAGTACCAGGCG GAGCTGTGGGCTGTCGACCGACTCCAGGTGCAGGAGTTCATGCTCGACTTCCTCCGAGACCCCTTGAGAGAGATTGAGGAGCCATACTTCTCCCTGGATGAG TTTGTCACCTTCCTGTTCTCTAAGGAGAACAGTGTGTGGAACTCGCAGCTGGATGTGGTGTGCCCGGACACCATGAACAACCCTCTCTCCCACTACTGGATCTCCTCCTCGCACAACAC GTACCTGACCGGGGACCAGTTCTCCAGCGAGTCCTCCCTGGAAGCCTATGCTCGCTGCCTGCGCATGGGCTGCCGCTGTATTGAGT TGGACTGCTGGGACGGCCCAGACGGGATGCCAGTCATTTACCATGGACACACCCTTACGACCAAGATCAAGTTCTCAGACGTCCTGCACACCATCAAGGAGCATGCCTTCGTGGCCTCAGA GTACCCGGTCATCCTGTCCATCGAGGACCACTGCAGCATTGCTCAGCAGAGGAACATGGCCCAGCACTTCAAGAAGGTGCTCGGGGACACACTCCTCACCAAGCCCGTGGACATTGCTGCCGAcgggctcccctcccccaaccagctCAAGAGGAAGATCCTTATCAAG CACAAGAAGCTGGCTGAGGGCAGTGCCTATGAGGAGGTGCCTTCATCTGTGATGTACTCTGAGAACGACATCAGCAACTCCATCAAGAATGGCATCCTTTACCTGGAAGACCCCGTGAACCAT GAGTGGTATCCCCACTACTTTGTTCTGACCAGCAGCAAGATCTACTACTCTGAGGAGACCAGCAGTGACCAGGGCAATGAGGATGAGGAAGAGCCCAAGGAG GCCAGTGGCAGCACCGAGCTGCACTCCAATGAGAAGTGGTTCCATGGGAAGCTTGGGGCAGGACGGGACGGGAGGCACATTGCCGAGCGCCTGCTGACTGAGTACTGCATTGAGACCGGGGCCCCTGATGGCTCCTTCCTAGTGCGCGAGAGCGAGACCTTCGTTGGCGACTACACCCTCTCTTTCTG gCGGAACGGGAAGGTCCAACACTGCCGGATCCACTCCCGGCAGGATGCTGGGACCCCCAAGTTCTTCTTGACAGACAACCTTGTATTTGACTCACTCTATGACCTCATCACGCACTACCAGCAGGTGCCCCTGCGCTGCAATGAATTTGAGATGCGCCTCTCGGAGCCTGTCCCCCAGACCAATGCCCACGAAAGCAAAGA ATGGTACCACGCGAGCCTGACCAGAGCGCAGGCTGAGCACATGCTGATGCGCGTCCCCCGTGACGGGGCCTTCCTGGTGCGGAAACGGAATGAGCCCAACTCCTACGCCATCTCCTTCCG GGCTGAAGGCAAGATCAAGCATTGCCGCGTCCAGCAGGAGGGCCAGACGGTGATGCTGGGCAACTCGGAGTTTGACAGCCTTGTCGACCTCATCAGTTACTACGAGAAGCATCCACTGTATCGAAAGATGAAGCTGCGCTATCCCATCAATGAGGAGGCACTGGAGAAGATAGGCACAGCT GAGCCTGACTATGGGGCCTTGTATGAGGGACGCAACCCTGGCTTTTATGTGGAGGCAAACCCTATGCCGACTTTTAAG TGTGCAGTCAAAGCCCTCTTTGACTACAAGGCCCAGAGAGACGACGAGCTGACTTTCACCAAGAGCGCCATCATCCAGAATGTGGAGAAGCAGGACGGAGGCTG GTGGCGGGGAGACTATGGTGGGAAGAAGCAACTCTGGTTCCCGTCAAACTACGTGGAGGAGATGGTCAGCCCAGCAGTCCTGGAGCCTGAGAGGGAG CACTTGGACGAGAACAGCCCCCTGGGGGACTTGCTGCGGGGAGTCTTGGATGTTCCAGCTTGTCAGATTG CCATCCGTCCTGAGGGCAAGAACAATCGGCCATTCGTCTTCTCCATCAGTATGGCATCGGTGGCGCAGTGGTCCCTGGATGTTGCTGCCGACTcccaggaggagctgcaggactgggtgaaaaagatccGTGAAGTGGCCCAGACCGCAGATGCCAGG CTCACTGAAGGGAAGATGATGGAGCGGAGGAAGAAGATCGCCCTTGAACTCTCCGAGCTTGTCGTCTACTGCCGGCCTGTTCCCTTCGACGAAGAGA AGATTGGCACAGAACGTGCCTGCTACCGGGACATGTCGTCCTTCCCGGAAACCAAGGCGGAGAAGTATGTGAACAAGGCCAAAGGCAAGAAGTTCCTGCAGTACAACCGGCTGCAGCTCTCCCGCATCTACCCCAAAGGCCAGCGGCTAGACTCCTCCAATTATGACCCCTTGCCCATGTGGATCTGTGGCAGTCAGCTGGTGGCCCTCAACTTCCAGACCCCAG ACAAGCCCATGCAGATGAACCAGGCCCTCTTCATGACCGGCGGGCACTGCGGCTACGTGCTGCAGCCCAGCACCATGCGGGACGAAGCCTTCGACCCCTTTGACAAGAGCAGCCTCCGAGGGCTGGAGCCACGCGCCATCTGCATCGAG GTGCTGGGCGCCCGGCATCTACCAAAGAATGGCCGAGGCATTGTGTGTCCCTTTGTGGAGATTGAGGTTGCTGGAGCTGAGTATGACAACAACAAGCAGAAGACAGAGTTTGTGG TGGACAATGGCCTCAACCCCGTGTGGCCGGCCAAGCCCTTCCACTTCCAAATCAGTAACCCTGAATTCGCTTTCCTGCGCTTTGTGGTGTATGAGGAAGACATGTTTAGTGACCAGAACTTCCTGGCTCAGGCTACTTTCCCGGTGAAAGGCCTGAAGACAG GATACAGAGCAGTGCCTTTGAAGAACAACTACAGTGAGGACCTGGAGTTGGCTTCCCTGCTGGTCAAGGTCGACATTTTCCCTGCCAAG CAGGAGAACGGTGACCTCAGTCCCTTCAGTGGCACGTCCCTGCGGGAGCGGGGCTCTGATGCCTCGGGCCAGCTGTTCCATGGCCGGGCCCGGGAAGGCTCCTTTGAAGCGCGCTACCAGCAGCCATTTGAAGACTTTCGCATCTCCCAGGAGCATCTCCCAGACAATTTTGACAACCGGGAGAgaag GGCCCCACGAAGGACTCGGGTCAACGGAGACAATCGCCTCTAG